Genomic window (Bosea vaviloviae):
TGCTGGCAGGGTTCGGAGCCTTTCTCGGCCATCTCTTCCCGGTCTGGCTGCGCTTTCGTGGCGGCAAGGGCGTCGCCACCTATCTCGGTATCCTGATCGGGCTGAAATGGCCGATTGCTGTCACTTTTGCCGCGATCTGGCTCAGCGTTGCCTATCTCAGCCGGTATTCCTCGGTCTCGGCGCTGCTGGCGAGCGTGCTGGCGCCGCTCCTGCTCTGGTTCTGGGCGCATGAGTATCAGATGGCGGCGGGGATGGCGCTGCTCACCGTGCTGCTCTGGTACATGCATCGGGAGAACATCGCGCGGCTGCTCGGCGGCCGCGAAGGCAAGATCGGTCAGAAGGGCTGAACGGGCATGGCTGGCGTCGCCCTCACCGATCGCCAGCGCCTGGATTGGCTGCGACTGATCCGCAGCGAAAGCGTCGGCCCGCGTACCTTCCGCGCCTTGATGAACCGCTTCGGCGGGGCGGCCGCAGCGCTTGAAGCCCTGCCGGATCTCGCACGGCAGTCCGGCCGCACACTGCGGCTCTGCACGCTGGCCGAGGCGGAGCGTGAGTTCGCCGCTCTACAGCATCAGGGCGGCCGTTTGATCGCCCTGGGCGAGGCGGCCTATCCGAAGCCCTTGCAGGCGATCGATTCGGCACCGCCCTTGCTGGCGGTGATCGGGGCGGCTGATGCCCTGCTGCGGCCTTGCGTTGCGCTCGTCGGCTCGCGCAACGCGTCTGCCGCCGGGCAGAAATTCACAGCCAGGCTGGCGCGCGATCTTGGAGAGGCGGGTTTCGTCGTGGTCTCGGGGCTGGCGCGCGGCATCGACACCGCAGCCCATGAAGCGAGCCTTGGGACTGGAACAATCGCCGTGCTGGCTGGCGGTCTCGACGAGGTCTATCCGCCGCAGAATCAGTCCTTGTTCCGGCGGCTTCTGGAGAGCGGCGCCGGGATCAGCGAGATGCCGATGGGCTGGGCTCCACGCGGGCGCGACTTTCCGCGCCGCAACCGGCTCGTCTCCGGGCTGTCGCTGGGAACCGTGGTGGTCGAAGCGGCACGCAAATCGGGCTCGCTGATCACGGCGCGCTTCGCCAATGAGCAAGGCCGGCAGGTTTTCGCGGTTCCCGGCTCGCCGCTCGACCCGCGCGCGGAAGGCGGTAACCACCTGATTCGCGAGGGCGCGACGCTTTGCGCGGAAGCCGCTCACGTCATCGAGGCACTGCTGCCGCTGGTCGAGTTCGAACAGGGGCTTGGCGGCCAGGGATTTGGCGGCCAGGGATTTGGCGGCGCCGGAGCCGTGATGCGGGATGGCGCGGGAGAGGCTCCGCCTCAGGCGCTGTGGGACGAGCTCGATCTGCCTGGGATTACGCCCGCGCCGAAGACGGAACTCCCGGCGGACACGGCTTGGCAGGACAAGGCTTGGCAGGACAAGGCTTGGCAGGACAAGGTCTTGCCGTCGGAGACGAGCGATCAGGGCATCAACCTGCTCGATCTGCTTGGCGCGGCGCCGATCTCGATCGACGATCTCGTTCGCGCCAGCGGCCGTTCCGCCCGCGACGTCAGCCGGGAGCTTCTGGAGCTGGAGCTTTCAGGCACGGTCTTGCGGCAGCCAGGCGGCTTGCTGACGCGCCTGATGCCCTGAGGTGGGATCGCCTGGCGCGGAACCGTCAGAGCAGGATGCGAAAAGTGGGAACCGGTTTTTCGCATCGATCCTGCTCTCATTTTTAGATGAGAGACGGTTTCAGACTTCAGACGGAATCACGCCGTGTTTCCGTCTGAAGTCATCCGGCTCTAGGGATTGGGGCGGCAACGCTCGGTCTGGTCGCTCGCCTCCTGGCGCGTCAGTTCGAGGAAATAGACCAGATGCCGCAGATCGGCGGCGCGCGCCATCGTGCCGAGTTCGATGAGCAGCAATTCGATATAGTGTGAGACCTCGAACTGGAGCTGGCGGCGCTGGGCGGCGCGGCCGTCGATCGCGCCGGCTGGCGCTGCGGCCATGGGGGGCGAAGCTTCGCCGCCCTTGCGCGGCTGGTTTCCGGGGAGGGCTTGGCCGGGTTCGGCAGCTGCAGTCACGTCAATGCCTCCATTGGGTGCAATATCGCGATAATGCAACCTGGAGTTTAAAAAAGATTGACTTGAGCTATCCCAGCCCCTTGCGGGGTCACATCAGGTTCGCGCCCGCCTCGCGCTTGAGCTGGATGGACGCTTCGAGCCGCGTCATGTCCAGGAAATAAGCGAGGCTCTCCATATCGGCGGATTTAGCCATCCGGAGCAGCTCGGCGCTCATGCGCTCGATGTAAAGCACGGTCGCCTGCTGCAATTCGGAGAGCTGTGGCTCTTCGGCGAGCATCACTGTAGGCGAGACGGAAGAGCTGGAGCGAGCTCCGTCGCGCACGGCGCTGCCGGAGCGTGGGAAGGTAACTCGTCGCGGTATCATGGGCTGAACTCCCGTGATCATGCGCGCGATGTCGCGCGACATCTGGGCCTCATCCATATTCGCGTCGTCTTATGAAGACGCAATCAATGCGTGTAAAATTCGATTTGACTGTCCTAAACGTAGCGGTGACCACTCAGGTGAGGATGAGCACCGCCAGCGGCAGGGTACCGAGCGCGAGCAAGGTCTGCATTGTCGTGATCTCGGCCATCAGCGGCGCGTCGCCGCCGAGGTCACGCGCCAGGAAATAGGCGGCCGTGGCGGTCGGGACGGCGGCGGCGACCACCGTCATCGTCAGGGCCGGTCCCGAGACGCCGAGCTGCCGGGCGAGCGTCCAGGCCAGCACCGGCATGACGACGAGCTTGAGCGCGATGGCCAGGCCATGAGCGAGCCGGGGCTTGGCGAGGCGGCCCAGATCGAGCCCGGCTCCGACCACCAGCAGCCCGATGCCGAGCGCCGCGCGGCCCAAAATGTCGACATAGGTCGCGACCGCGACCGGGAGCATCCACTGCAACTGATTGAGGATCAGCCCGAGCGCTGAGGACCAGATGAATGGGTTGAGCGCAACCGAGCGCACCGTTGCGCCTGGGCTCATCGGCTGTCCATTGGCGTAGCGCGCCAGCACGATCACGCACATCACGTTCAGCAGCGGGATCATCGCCGCGACCGCGATCGCCATCATCGTGGCGCCGTCGCGGCCTAGGAGCCCCGAGGCGAGCGCCAGGCCCACAAAAGTATTCCAGCGCACCGAGCCCTGGAAGATCGAGGTGAAGGCCGGTCCCTCGATCCCGAGACGCCGCAGCAGGGGGCGGCTCAACAGAAGCGCCGCGGCGACGCAGAGTATGGTCAGGATCAGGCTCAGGCCCATTGCCAGGACGGGCAGGCGGCTCAGATCGGCGACCGCCAAGGTATGGATCACGACTGCGGGGAACAGCACCTGATAGGTCAGCCGCTCGACGCCGCTCCAATGCGTCGCCGTGACGAAGCCCGCGGTCTTGAGGCCCCATCCTGTTGCGATCACCAGGAAGACGGCGACGAGGCTGTTGATCATCGGGCTCATGTCGCGGGCGGATCCAGATGGCGGCTGCCCGTCGCGGCGGGCTGGCGGCACCCGGAATCGGAACAAGCGGCCGAGACGCTCGTTGTTTAGACCGAGAGCATCGTCAAGGCGGGCCCTTCTCCTGTCATGGCGATGAGGCCCGGACAAGGGCGCAGAGGGATAGGTGGCCTGCTATCGCCGCAATACTGCCGCGATTGGTTCAGGTCGTGTTCAAGCCGGCGCAGGCATCTTGTGGATGCTGCTGCTGACCACCTCAGGAGATACCATCATGGCTTCCAAGAGGACTGTTTTCATTGCGGGCCTGACGGCCGCGGCCATTGCCGGGGCAGGGCTCGCGACGCCTGCCTTCGCAAGCGAGACGCGGCTGCGGGGCGATGCGCAGAGGCTCGACGCGGCCCCGGCGGAGTACAGCTATTATCGCGGCCATCGTCGCGGTTGGCATGGCGGGCGCGGTGCGGCTGTCGCTGGTGCGGTTGGCCTCGGCCTCCTCGGTGCCGCGGCGGTCGCCGCGAGCCGTCCGGCCTATGCCGATCCCTATTACGGCTATGACAATGGCTACGATTATGCCCCGCCCGCCCCGGTCTATTACGAGCCGGCCCCGGTCTACGAGGCTCCGCCGGTCTACGCCCCACGCTATCGCTACTATCAAGGCGGTTACGACTCGGGCTATCGCTCACGTAACGGAACGGTCGATCCGTCTCGCGGCGGTCGTTGACGCACATAGGCAGGCTCGGCCGGAAAGGCCGGGCCTGCCGACATCACTGGGGGAAATTTGATGTCTTACGATCGCAAGGCGATATGGCTTTGCCTTGGCTTGGTCGTGTCCGCCATTGGCGGAGCCGGCTCGGCCTCGGCCCAGTATAATCGCGGCTATGACCGCGATCCCGATTATGATCGGCGTGAGCGCTACGAGCGCCGGGACCGCTATGATCGGCGTGATGGTTACCGCCGCGATGATCGCGGAGGCTACGATCGTCGGGCGCGCGGTTATGATCAGGGAGCTGGACCGGGCAGGGGCAACAACAACCCGCGCGGGACCCAGCAGGATCTGATCAGGCGCGGGCTCCTCGGGCAGTAAATCAGGCTTTCCCGTCCGTCTAACGCGCCGCGTCGGCTCCATCCGGCGCGGCGTCGTCATGTTCGGGATCGCCCGGCTCCATGCGCATCAACCGGTCGAGCGCACCCTGCAGGATGTAGGCGGCAGCCATCTTGTCGACGACTTCGGCCCGCTTGGCGCGCGAGGCGTCGGCGAACAGCAAGGTGCGGGTGACGGCCATGGTCGACATGCGCTCGTCCCAATAGGCGACCGGCAGCGGCGTGAGCGGCGCCAGATTGCGCACGAAAGCACGCGTCGACTGAACGCGCGGCCCTTCCGAACCGTCCATGTTGAGCGGCAGGCCGATGATCAGCCCCGCCACGGCATGGTTCTGCGCGATCTTGATGAGGGCCGCCGCATCGAGCCCGAACTTGACCCGGCGGATCGTCTCCAGAGGCGTCGCGATCTGCCGTTCGACGTCGGACAAGGCGAGCCCGATCGTCTTGGTACCGAGATCGAGCCCGAGCAGCCGGGCATGGTCGGGCAGGTCAAGGAAGGTTTCGAGCGGCACGACATTGCTTGACATGCCAAGGCCGGTAGCACGCGCCGCCCATCGAGGCGAGCGGCGCGTGTTCGCGCGGCTCTCATCCAAGAGTGAGAGCAGGATCAATGCGAAAAACCGGTGCCCACTTTTCGCATCCTGCTCGAAAGCGTTTTTGAACGAAGCGGACGCCGGATTGCGTGAAGAAAGCGCGTTCCAACAAAGAGCTAGAGCCATTTCCGAGCCAATCGGATCGGAAATCGCTCAGTTCACATTCTGCGGCGTGACGCCGGCCGCTTGCAGTGAGGCCGCCCATTTCGCGATCTCCGCATTGAAGCGCTTCGCATGCGCCTCGCGGGTCCAGTCGCTCTCTGGGAAGGTCCGGGTGCCGGCAGATTTGAAGCGCTCGAGCACCGTGGGATCCTTGAGCGCTGCCCTGAGCGCGCCATTGAGCTTGTCGAGCACAGGGGCGGGCGTGCCCTTCGGGGCATAGAGTCCGTGCCAGATCGTCATTTCGAGGTCGGTGCCGCTCTCGCGCGCCGTCGGAGTATTGGGCAGGACATCGAGGCGTTCGGTCGAGGTCACGGCATAGGCGCGGATCTTGTCACCCTGGACCTGCGGCACGGCCGTGGTCGACTGATCGCAAAGCAGATCGACCTGTCCGGAGACAAGGTCGTTCATCGCCGGTCCGGTGCCACGATAGGCGACCTGCGCGAACTTCACGCCAAGCGCCTGGCCCAGCAGCACGGCGCAGAGATGCGCGTTCGAGCCGATGCCGGCATGAGCGATCGTCAGCTTCTCGGCCTGGAGCTTGGCATAGGGAAAGAACGCCTTGGCATCGACCGGCGGCAGGGCGAGCTTGCCTGCGAGCACCATCGGCCCGGTATTGATCAGGCCGACCGGCGCAAAGGCCGTGCGCGTGTCATAGGTCAGATTGCCGTAGAGCGCGGGCGCCGCGGCGAGCGCGAGATGGTGGATCAAGAGCGTATGCCCATCGGGCTCCGCCGATGCGAGGCGTCGCGCTCCTGCCGTGCCGCCGGCGCCGGCGACGTTCTCGACGAGGATCTGCTGACCGAGCGTGCGCCCCATATGGTCGCCGACGAGGCGGGCGATGACGTCACTGGGCCCCCCGGCGGCGAAGGGTACGATCAGGGCGATCGGCTTGCTGGGGAAGCTTTGCGCCCATGCCGGCATGGCAAGCCCCAGGGCCAATAGCGCCCCGAATGTGAGGCGTTTCATTGTGTTCGCTGGCATCCATTTCCTCCGGTTTTGAAACCGCTCTGCGGCGGCTTGGTGGGAAAGCGAGCGGATCGGACCTGGCGCGTCAGCGCAGGTCGGACAGGTAGTGGGCCTCCTTGGTCAGGCAGATGCTCAGGCGTCGCTCGACCGGCGAGCCATCAAGCGAAAAGGCAATGCGGTCGATCCGCAGGGCAGCTGTGCCGACGGGTGCAGCGAGCTGGCTGGCCTCGTCGGCGTCGAGCGCCACGGCCTTCAGGCGCTCCCGCGCATTGGCGATCGTCACGCCGTAGCGTGCGGCGAACAGGCTGTAGAGATTATTGGGGATCGGTCCCGCTTCCAGCCCCGGAAAGACACGCTGCGGCAAGGTCAGCGTCTCCAGGATGATGGGGACGGCATCGAGCGACCGCAGTCGACGAATACGGATGACGTCGGCTTCTCCGTCGAGATCGAGCGCCACGTATTCGGATTCATCGGCCTTGCCGGTCTCCACCCCCAGCACGGTGCTGTCGGGAAAGCGGCGCTCGCCATCGTCGTGAACCAGCTTGAAGAACTGGAACAGGATGCGCCGCTCGTCATGCTCGGCGACGAAGGTGCCGCGGCCCTGGCGGCGCACCAGCAGGTTCTCGGCAGCGAGCTCGTCGAGCGCCTTGCGGACCGTGCCCTGGCTGACGCCGATCTCGGTGGCGAGCTGCCCTTCGCTGGGCAGGCTTTCGCCCGGCGCCCAGACGCCATCCACGAGCCGCCTGACGAAGATCGCCTTGACCTGCCGATAGAGCGGCCGGAAGCCGAGCGGCTCGGCTGTGTCGGCGACATTGCGCCTGGGATTTTCCAGCTTGTGCACACTCATATGTCTTATATAAGACTTGGCGTCATTCAGGTCGAGCGCCGATTTGCCCGGCCGATCTGCGTCACTCCCGGAGGAGCCCCGAATGAGCAAGCCCCATCTCCTGGTCCATGAAAAGAAGGACACTGTCGGCGTCGTCGTCGTCGAAGGCCTCAAGGCCGGCACGGACATGCTCGGCGTCGTCACTCACGACAATTCCGATTTTCGCCTGACCGCCAAGATGGACATCCCGATCGGCCACAAGGTCGCGCTCAAGGACATCAAGGCAGGCGATACGATCTGGAAATACGGCCAGGACATCGGCAAGGCCGTCGCCGATGTGAAGCGGGGCGAGCACCTGCACGTCCACAACGCCAAGACCAAGCGTTGGTGAGACCAAACGCTGGTGAGACCAAGCGCTGATGGGGTTCTTGCGTCGCTGAAGGAAACCGGCGCAGGCGCCTGAAAAGAATCTGAAAAAGGGCTCCCGGCAAGGTCGAGCCCACAACGAATGGAGGAAACGCCATGTCGATCGTCGCCAATTTCGATCTCGTGAAGGGCAAGCTCGGTCGGATCAAGGGCCGCAAGATCGAGGCGCCCGAATTCAAGGCTCCGATGGTTCGGCGTCCGACCGGTCGCAGCCTCGATGCCTTCCATGGCTGGCGTCGCGAGAACGGCCGCGTCGGCGTGCGCAACCATGTGCTGCTGCTGCCGCTGGACGATCTCTCCAACGCCGCCTGCGAGGCCGTCGCCAACAACATCAAGGGCACGCTGGCGATCCCGCATGCCTATGGCCGCCTCCAGTTCGGCGAGGACCTCGACATCCATTTCCGCACCCTGATCGGCACCGGTGCGAATCCCAATGTCGCCGCGGTGGTCGTGATCGGCATCGAGGATGGTTGGACCAAGCGTGTCGTCGACGGCATCGCCGCCACCGGCAAGCCGGTCGTCGGCTTCGGTATCGAGGGCCATGGCGACATCGCCACCATCGCCAAGGCCTCCTATGTCGCCAAGGAGTTCGTGCAATGGGCGAGCGAATTGCAGCGCGAGAAATGCGGCATCGAGGAGCTCTGGGTCTCCACCAAATGCGGCGAGTCCGACACGACGACGGGGCTCTCCTCCTGCCCGACGGTCGGCAACATGTACGATAAATGGATCCCGCGCGGCATCCACGGCGTCTTCGGCGAAACCTCGGAGATCACCGGCGCCGAGCATCTCTGCAAGGCGAGGGCTGCGACGCCCGAGGTCGGCGAGCGCTGGTACAAGATGTGGAAGGCCTACCAGGACGACGTCATCGAGGCGCACAAGACCGACGACCTCTCGGACTCGCAGCCGACCAAGGGCAACATCGCCGGCGGCCTGACCACGATCGAGGAGAAGGCGCTCGGTAATCTCGAGAAGATCGGCCGCGAGTGCAACTACATCGACATCCTGCAGCCGGCCGAGGCCCCGTCCAAGGGGCCGGGGCTCTACTATATGGACACCTCATCGGCCGCGGCCGAATGCGTGACGCTGATGGCTGCGGGCGGCTATGTCGTGCACACCTTCCCGACCGGGCAGGGCAACGTCATCGGCAATCCGATCGTGCCGGTCATCAAGATCACCGGCAACCCGAAGACGATGCGCACCATGCCCGAGCATATCGATGTCGACGTCTCCGGCATCCTGCGCCGCGACCTCACCATTCCCCAGGCCGGCGATGCGCTGATCCAGAACATCGTGCGCACCGCCAATGGCCGCTTGACCGCGTCTGAAGCATTGGGGCATCGCGAATTCTCGATGACCAAGCTCTACCGCTCGGCCTGAGCGACTGCTATCAGCCGGAGCGGCGACGCGAGCCGTCGCTTCGGCCCTGTTTTTGCTGAAGCCATCTGCTGAAGCCCATTTGCCGAAGCCATCTCGACCAGACGAGTCGGAGCCGCGTTCTTGCCCGTTGCGACAACTTCACCGCTGAGCGCCTGGCGCCCCCTTCTCGACGGCATCGCGCTCTCGGTCGTCGTCGCGGTTGCCTCCGTGCTGGTCGAGCCGCTGCTCAAGGCTGCGGCCGGTGGCCGTGTCGGCGTCCCCGCCGTCGTGATTGCGCTGGTGATCGGCATGCTGCTGCATCCCTTGGCCAACACCGTCCGCTTCGAGCCGGGCATGACCTTCTGCGTCAAGAAGCTGCTGCGGTGGGCGATCGGGCTGCTGGGCCTGCGCGTCGCGCTTGGCGACATCATTGCGCTGGGGCTCTCGACCGCGCTGCTCATCATCGCCTCGATGATCGTGACTGTGATCTGCGGCTTCCTGCTGGCGCGCTGGCTCGGCCGCGAAGCCGGGGTCGGCGCGCTTGCCGGCGTTGCAACGGCGGTCTGCGGGGCGTCGGCTGCGCTCGCGACCGCGACCGTGGTGCCCGATTATCGCGGCAAGGCGGCCGATGTCGCCTTCACCGTCATCGCCATGAACGCCTTCGCGACGCTGGCGATGCTGGCTTATCCCTTGATCTGCGCCTGGCTCGATCTCTCGCCGATGCAGACCGGCATCATGCTGGGCGCGACCATCCATGACGTCGCCCAGGTCGTTGGCGCCGGCCAGGCGGTCTCGGACGAGGCGGCCAATGCGGCGATCATCGTCAAGCTGTTCCGGGTGTTCATGCTGCTGCCCGCGGTGCTGGCCGTGGGCTGGTGGATGGTGCGCGAGGGCGGGCATGCCGAGCATGCGAAGGTACCGGTCCCGGTCTTCGCGATCGTCTTCCTCGGCCTGTGCCTGCTCAACAGCCTGCTGACGACGCAACCGGCGCTGGCGAGCGTCTATCTGCCGCTGCGCGACGCCTTGCTCGAGGTTTCGCGCTGGGGCTTGCTCATCGCCATCGCGGCACTTGGGCTAGGCACCTCCATGGCGGCGATGGCCCGCCTCGGCTGGCGGCACCTCGTGCTTGTCACGGGCACGAGTCTCGTCATCCTGGTTATCGTCACCGGCGGCCTGCTGGCGCTGGGCTGATCGGGGAATTCGAAATGCGGATGGTGGCTTTAAGGCGACCATACCTTTCAACTCTTGAATAAGAGCCGGCCGGGACCCCATGGCAGACATCATCATCACCGAATTCATGGATGAGGCCGCCGTTGCGATGCTACGCGCGCGCTACGAGGTCCATCATGACCCCGAGCTTTTCGGCAAGCCGGACGAATTGGCGGAGCTGGTTGCGCAATCTCCCGCCTTGATCGTACGCAATCAGACGCAGGTGAGGGGGGGCGTGCTCACCGCAGCCAAGGCGCTCAAGGTCGTCGGGCGGCTCGGCGTCGGGCTCGACAATATCGACATGGAAGCCTGCACGGCGCGTGGCATCAAGGTTTTCCCAGCGACCGGCGCCAACAGCCTGTCCGTGGTCGAATACGTCATCGGCAGCGCGATGGTGCTGCTGCGTGGCGCCTATTTCGCCAATGCCGCGATGGTCGCCGGAGAATTTCCCAAGACCAAGCTGATCGGCCGCGAGATCGCCGGCAAACGGCTCGGCCTGGTCGGCTTCGGCGCGATCGCGCGCGATGCCGCCAACCACGCCCGCCTGCTCGGCATGAACGTCGTCGCCTACGATCCCTACGTGCCAGAGGACGATCCGGACTGGCAGGCGACCCAGCGTCTCGACCTCGATGCGGTCCTCTCCAGCGCGGATGTCATCAGTATCCATTTGCCGCTGACGCCGGAAACGCGCGGATTGATCGGCAAGGAGGCCTTCGCCCGGATGAAGCCGGACGCTGTGCTAGTCAATGCAGCGCGCGGCGGCGTCATGGATGAAGAGGCGCTGATCGCGGCGCTGAAGGGTGGCAAGCTCGGCGGCGCGGCGCTCGATGTCTTCGAGGAGGAGCCTTTGCGCGAGGGCGGGAAGCGCTTCGCCGGGACGCCCAATCTGATCCTGACGCCGCATATCGCGGGCAACACGGTCGAGTCGAATGGCCGCGTCTCCGGTCTCGTCGCCGAGCGCGTCATGGCCGCGCTGGAGGGCCGGATATGACAAAGCTGTCGTTCGAGGCGGTCGAAACCAGGCTCGCGGACCTGTTCGCGGCGGCCGGTGCATCTCCCGCCAATGCGGCCTCCGTCGCCTGGGCGCTCGTCATGGCCGAGGCTGATGGGCTCAAAGGCCATGGCCTGTCGCGCGTGCCGACCTATCTCGCCATGCTCAGATCCGGCAAGATCGACGGGCAAGCAGTGCCGGTCGCACGCCGGCCCAAGCCCGGCGTGCTGGCGATCGACGCCGGCCATGGCTTCGCCTATCCGGCGATCGACCTCGCCGTCATCGAATTGCCGGTACTCGCCCGCGAGCAGGGCGTGGCGATCGCCCCGATCCGGCGTTCGAACCATTGCGGCGCAGCAGGCCTCCATGTCGAGCGATTGGCCGAGCAGGGGCTCGTTGCACTGCTTTTCGCCAACACGCCGGCGGCGATCGCGCCTTGGGGCGGGGCGAAACCCGTCTTCGGCACCAATCCGATCGCCTTTGCCGCGCCGCTCGCCGGCCGCGATCCTCTGGTCATCGACATGGCTCTGTCGAAGGTCGCGCGCGGACCGATCGTGGCGGCCAGGCAGAAGGGCGAAGCCATTCCCGAAGGCTGGGCGCTCGACCCGGCGGGGAAGCCGACGACCGATGCTGCGGCTGCGCTCGCCGGCACCATGGTTCCGCTCGGCGACGCCAAGGGCGCGACGCTGGCGCTGATGGTCGAGATCCTCGCCGCCTCGCTGGTCGGCGCCCATTTCGCCTTCGAGGCCTCGTCCTTCCTCGACGACAAGGGCGGTCCGCCCGACACCGGCCAGCTTATCCTCGCGATCGACCCCTCCGCCATGGGCGGTCATTGGTTCGGCGAACGCATGCGGATGCTGGCGCATGCGATCGAGGACCAGGACGGCACAAGGCTGCCAGGCGTCAGGCGCTTGAATCTGCGTGCGAAGGCGAGGGCGGAAGGGATTGAGGTCGCTGAGGAATTGCTTCGCTAGTCGTGGCCGTTTCAGTCTTTTTCCTCGGCGATGGCGCCCTCAAGATCGCGGCCACCATAGAGGATCCGAAGGATGACGACCGACGAACCATCGATCCGAAAGGCGATCGTAACTCTGCGGTCGATTCCAAATGTCCGCAGACCTGTCATCAGATGGTCGCGACGTGTTCCGCGCTCTGGGAAGTCGGATAACGCGTCATAGCTCGATTGAATGCGCCGGACATAGGTAATCGCAATCGCCGGGCTCGCGCGCTCCGATATCCAATTGTAGATCGCTTTGAGGTCCTGCCTAGCGGCCGGCCGGACGACGATGTCAAACTTGCCCACGAGGCGGTGATACGCGCTGGCGGTGATATTCCTCAAGTTCCTCAAATACCTGCGCGGCTGGGATTGAGGGCCGTGGATCGGCCAGGGCCTCTTCGACCTTGGCCTTCAGGATCGCGTCGAATTCGCGTTCCTCGCGCTCCAAGGCTCGCAAGCCGGCGCGTAGGACCTCGCTTGCCGAAGCATAGGCCCCAGACTCGACACGCGCCTCCACCTTTGCCTGCATCTCGCCCAGCGTCACTGTCATGGGGCGACTGGTTCTGGCCATAGATTACTCCTTGCCCGCGAAATGTATGACACCGTCATGCTAGCGACAAGCGGGGTCACACGAAATCGAACCGGTCCACATCGACCAGCCCTTTATCGGTGATCTTGAGATGCGGGATCACCGGCAGCGTCAGGAAGGCTACTTGCAGGAAGGGCTCGGCTAGCACGACGCCG
Coding sequences:
- the plsY gene encoding glycerol-3-phosphate 1-O-acyltransferase PlsY, which encodes MPDWMNLGLSWPSVCAALAIGYLLGSIPFGIILTRLSGGPDLRSIGSGNIGATNVLRTGNKKLAALTLAGDMLKGTTAVLLSAYLVGGKSAALLAGFGAFLGHLFPVWLRFRGGKGVATYLGILIGLKWPIAVTFAAIWLSVAYLSRYSSVSALLASVLAPLLLWFWAHEYQMAAGMALLTVLLWYMHRENIARLLGGREGKIGQKG
- the dprA gene encoding DNA-processing protein DprA gives rise to the protein MAGVALTDRQRLDWLRLIRSESVGPRTFRALMNRFGGAAAALEALPDLARQSGRTLRLCTLAEAEREFAALQHQGGRLIALGEAAYPKPLQAIDSAPPLLAVIGAADALLRPCVALVGSRNASAAGQKFTARLARDLGEAGFVVVSGLARGIDTAAHEASLGTGTIAVLAGGLDEVYPPQNQSLFRRLLESGAGISEMPMGWAPRGRDFPRRNRLVSGLSLGTVVVEAARKSGSLITARFANEQGRQVFAVPGSPLDPRAEGGNHLIREGATLCAEAAHVIEALLPLVEFEQGLGGQGFGGQGFGGAGAVMRDGAGEAPPQALWDELDLPGITPAPKTELPADTAWQDKAWQDKAWQDKVLPSETSDQGINLLDLLGAAPISIDDLVRASGRSARDVSRELLELELSGTVLRQPGGLLTRLMP
- a CDS encoding AEC family transporter, with amino-acid sequence MSPMINSLVAVFLVIATGWGLKTAGFVTATHWSGVERLTYQVLFPAVVIHTLAVADLSRLPVLAMGLSLILTILCVAAALLLSRPLLRRLGIEGPAFTSIFQGSVRWNTFVGLALASGLLGRDGATMMAIAVAAMIPLLNVMCVIVLARYANGQPMSPGATVRSVALNPFIWSSALGLILNQLQWMLPVAVATYVDILGRAALGIGLLVVGAGLDLGRLAKPRLAHGLAIALKLVVMPVLAWTLARQLGVSGPALTMTVVAAAVPTATAAYFLARDLGGDAPLMAEITTMQTLLALGTLPLAVLILT
- the ruvX gene encoding Holliday junction resolvase RuvX — its product is MSSNVVPLETFLDLPDHARLLGLDLGTKTIGLALSDVERQIATPLETIRRVKFGLDAAALIKIAQNHAVAGLIIGLPLNMDGSEGPRVQSTRAFVRNLAPLTPLPVAYWDERMSTMAVTRTLLFADASRAKRAEVVDKMAAAYILQGALDRLMRMEPGDPEHDDAAPDGADAAR
- a CDS encoding tripartite tricarboxylate transporter substrate-binding protein, whose amino-acid sequence is MKRLTFGALLALGLAMPAWAQSFPSKPIALIVPFAAGGPSDVIARLVGDHMGRTLGQQILVENVAGAGGTAGARRLASAEPDGHTLLIHHLALAAAPALYGNLTYDTRTAFAPVGLINTGPMVLAGKLALPPVDAKAFFPYAKLQAEKLTIAHAGIGSNAHLCAVLLGQALGVKFAQVAYRGTGPAMNDLVSGQVDLLCDQSTTAVPQVQGDKIRAYAVTSTERLDVLPNTPTARESGTDLEMTIWHGLYAPKGTPAPVLDKLNGALRAALKDPTVLERFKSAGTRTFPESDWTREAHAKRFNAEIAKWAASLQAAGVTPQNVN
- a CDS encoding GntR family transcriptional regulator, with amino-acid sequence MHKLENPRRNVADTAEPLGFRPLYRQVKAIFVRRLVDGVWAPGESLPSEGQLATEIGVSQGTVRKALDELAAENLLVRRQGRGTFVAEHDERRILFQFFKLVHDDGERRFPDSTVLGVETGKADESEYVALDLDGEADVIRIRRLRSLDAVPIILETLTLPQRVFPGLEAGPIPNNLYSLFAARYGVTIANARERLKAVALDADEASQLAAPVGTAALRIDRIAFSLDGSPVERRLSICLTKEAHYLSDLR
- a CDS encoding UxaA family hydrolase gives rise to the protein MSKPHLLVHEKKDTVGVVVVEGLKAGTDMLGVVTHDNSDFRLTAKMDIPIGHKVALKDIKAGDTIWKYGQDIGKAVADVKRGEHLHVHNAKTKRW
- a CDS encoding UxaA family hydrolase: MVRRPTGRSLDAFHGWRRENGRVGVRNHVLLLPLDDLSNAACEAVANNIKGTLAIPHAYGRLQFGEDLDIHFRTLIGTGANPNVAAVVVIGIEDGWTKRVVDGIAATGKPVVGFGIEGHGDIATIAKASYVAKEFVQWASELQREKCGIEELWVSTKCGESDTTTGLSSCPTVGNMYDKWIPRGIHGVFGETSEITGAEHLCKARAATPEVGERWYKMWKAYQDDVIEAHKTDDLSDSQPTKGNIAGGLTTIEEKALGNLEKIGRECNYIDILQPAEAPSKGPGLYYMDTSSAAAECVTLMAAGGYVVHTFPTGQGNVIGNPIVPVIKITGNPKTMRTMPEHIDVDVSGILRRDLTIPQAGDALIQNIVRTANGRLTASEALGHREFSMTKLYRSA
- a CDS encoding YeiH family protein, producing the protein MPVATTSPLSAWRPLLDGIALSVVVAVASVLVEPLLKAAAGGRVGVPAVVIALVIGMLLHPLANTVRFEPGMTFCVKKLLRWAIGLLGLRVALGDIIALGLSTALLIIASMIVTVICGFLLARWLGREAGVGALAGVATAVCGASAALATATVVPDYRGKAADVAFTVIAMNAFATLAMLAYPLICAWLDLSPMQTGIMLGATIHDVAQVVGAGQAVSDEAANAAIIVKLFRVFMLLPAVLAVGWWMVREGGHAEHAKVPVPVFAIVFLGLCLLNSLLTTQPALASVYLPLRDALLEVSRWGLLIAIAALGLGTSMAAMARLGWRHLVLVTGTSLVILVIVTGGLLALG